A single window of Meiothermus sp. DNA harbors:
- a CDS encoding ABC transporter ATP-binding protein: MSVLEVQNLTVRYGAVEAVRNLSLSVGAGEAITLIGPNGAGKSSTLKGIVGLVSTSGTVRYQGQALSRRSPEELATRGLVMVPEKRELFASMEVEDNLLLGAFTRYQRGEKGIREDLERVYTLFPRLLERRKQLAGTMSGGEQQMLAIGRALMARPKLLLLDEPSLGLAPLIVQEIFHILAELKAQGVPILVVEQNARMALKLADRGYVLEAGELVMEGRGQDLLHDPRVIESYLGIRSKTEA; this comes from the coding sequence ATGAGCGTACTGGAAGTGCAGAACCTTACCGTGCGCTACGGGGCGGTGGAGGCGGTGCGCAACCTGTCCCTCTCGGTGGGCGCGGGCGAGGCCATCACCCTGATTGGCCCCAACGGGGCGGGCAAGAGCAGCACCCTGAAGGGAATCGTGGGGCTGGTGAGTACCAGCGGCACGGTGCGCTACCAGGGGCAGGCCCTGAGCCGTCGTAGCCCCGAGGAGCTGGCTACAAGGGGCCTGGTGATGGTGCCGGAAAAGCGCGAGCTGTTCGCCTCGATGGAAGTGGAGGACAACCTGCTATTGGGGGCTTTCACCCGCTATCAGCGAGGCGAAAAGGGGATCCGCGAGGATCTCGAGCGCGTCTATACCCTCTTTCCGCGCCTCCTCGAGCGCCGCAAGCAGCTTGCCGGCACCATGTCCGGGGGGGAACAGCAGATGCTGGCCATCGGGCGGGCCCTGATGGCCCGGCCCAAGCTGTTGCTGCTGGACGAGCCCAGCCTGGGGCTGGCCCCGCTGATTGTGCAGGAGATTTTTCACATCCTGGCCGAACTCAAAGCCCAGGGCGTGCCCATTCTGGTAGTCGAGCAGAACGCCCGCATGGCCCTCAAGCTGGCCGACCGGGGGTATGTGCTCGAGGCCGGCGAGCTGGTGATGGAAGGCCGGGGCCAGGACTT
- a CDS encoding branched-chain amino acid ABC transporter ATP-binding protein/permease, translated as MKQRFSLLTLGAVACLVLLPLLLPPTSFYLTMGNYIAFGALVTLGLYLLTGLSGMTSFGQAAFMGLAAYTSALLTIGQGWSPWLTLPLGLLAAVAGAVVLGGITARLKGHYLPLSTIAWCMALYIVMGSWIALTGGHTGLRGVPAISIFGWTLGDSRSYFYLAWFFVLLGAWMAWNLTNSRVGRAMRASKGDAIAAASFGVNPAVLKLQVFVLSALYAGLAGWLYVHYQKFINPTPFSLEASIKYLIAAVAGGVGSIPGVILGSGLVTGLEEALKGLLPQIFGRTGNYEIIAYGLILVLILMFAPKGLWPFIERYLPKAKPQNPTGNGLPTRLSSGQAGEVVLEVDGLTKRFGGLLAVNGMSFQLRRGEILALIGPNGAGKSTCFNMITSVFPPTKGEVRFKGQVISGRMPYEVHRLGIARTFQHPHLFPEMTVLENAALGTYARTQRSVVASMFGLRQAEEQAALAEAYRALERVGLAQIAHQKADGLAIGQLRLLEIARALASGPEVLLLDEPAAGLRAGEKRQFAALIRKLVNEGVTVLLVDHDMDLVMGLVDRVVVMHYGEKLAEGTPAEVQRNPKVIEAYLGEAA; from the coding sequence ATGAAACAGCGCTTCTCTCTCCTTACCTTAGGGGCCGTGGCCTGCTTGGTGCTGCTGCCGCTGCTGCTGCCCCCTACTTCGTTTTACCTGACCATGGGCAATTACATCGCCTTTGGGGCTTTGGTAACGCTGGGGTTATACCTGCTGACGGGCCTCTCGGGCATGACCAGCTTTGGGCAGGCGGCTTTTATGGGACTGGCCGCCTATACCAGTGCCCTTCTCACCATCGGCCAGGGCTGGAGCCCCTGGCTCACCCTTCCGCTGGGGCTTCTGGCCGCGGTGGCCGGTGCGGTGGTGCTTGGGGGCATCACCGCCCGTCTTAAAGGCCACTACCTACCCCTTTCCACCATTGCCTGGTGCATGGCCCTCTACATCGTGATGGGAAGCTGGATTGCCCTCACCGGGGGGCACACCGGCCTGCGGGGGGTGCCTGCTATTTCTATATTTGGCTGGACGTTGGGCGACTCGAGGAGTTATTTCTACCTGGCCTGGTTTTTTGTGCTACTGGGGGCCTGGATGGCCTGGAACCTGACCAACAGCCGCGTGGGGCGGGCTATGCGAGCTTCCAAGGGAGATGCCATTGCAGCGGCCAGCTTTGGGGTCAATCCGGCGGTTTTGAAGCTCCAGGTGTTTGTGCTTTCGGCCCTTTATGCCGGACTGGCGGGCTGGCTGTATGTGCACTACCAGAAGTTCATCAATCCCACCCCTTTTAGCCTCGAGGCCTCCATTAAGTACCTGATCGCTGCGGTGGCTGGGGGGGTGGGCAGCATACCGGGGGTGATTCTGGGCTCGGGGCTGGTTACGGGCCTCGAGGAAGCCCTCAAGGGCCTCTTGCCGCAGATTTTCGGGCGTACCGGCAACTACGAGATTATCGCCTACGGCCTGATCCTGGTGCTGATTTTGATGTTTGCCCCCAAGGGCCTGTGGCCTTTCATCGAACGCTACCTGCCCAAGGCCAAACCCCAAAACCCCACCGGCAATGGCCTCCCGACCCGATTGTCTTCAGGGCAAGCAGGGGAGGTGGTGCTCGAGGTGGACGGCCTAACCAAACGCTTTGGTGGCTTGCTGGCGGTAAACGGCATGAGCTTCCAGCTTCGCCGGGGCGAGATTCTGGCCCTAATTGGCCCCAACGGGGCGGGCAAGTCTACCTGCTTCAACATGATTACCTCGGTCTTTCCCCCAACCAAAGGCGAGGTGCGCTTCAAAGGGCAGGTCATCTCCGGACGGATGCCCTACGAGGTGCACCGGCTTGGCATCGCCCGCACTTTCCAGCACCCCCACCTCTTCCCCGAGATGACTGTGCTGGAAAACGCTGCTCTGGGCACCTACGCCCGCACCCAGCGGAGCGTGGTGGCTTCGATGTTTGGGCTCCGCCAGGCCGAGGAACAAGCCGCCCTGGCAGAGGCCTACCGGGCTTTGGAGCGGGTCGGGCTGGCCCAGATTGCCCACCAGAAAGCCGATGGCCTGGCCATCGGGCAGTTGCGCCTACTGGAAATTGCCCGCGCCCTGGCCTCGGGGCCCGAGGTGTTGCTGCTGGACGAACCCGCCGCCGGGCTCCGGGCCGGGGAAAAACGCCAGTTTGCGGCCCTAATCCGCAAGCTGGTGAACGAAGGAGTCACGGTGCTGCTGGTGGATCACGACATGGATCTGGTGATGGGGCTGGTAGACCGTGTAGTCGTGATGCACTATGGAGAAAAGCTGGCCGAAGGTACCCCCGCCGAGGTGCAACGCAATCCCAAGGTCATCGAGGCCTACCTGGGGGAGGCGGCGTGA
- a CDS encoding branched-chain amino acid ABC transporter permease, with product MDWTIFSFLTADALQNGTIYALLALSLVLVFAVTRVILVPLGEFLVFAPLTYVWFLPAEVSGLNLQGQIPGTAWLASAMLLWWAILDRSNLRRAGLLLLVALGVLGLAWWGAQGVPMWLGWILAILVVLPIGPASYRLFFEPAKNASVLTYLIIAVGLHFAFMGLGLVFFGPEQFRLPAIWAGQTPIGPVPVNNQAFLVYGFALLAMLGLYLFFTRSIYGKALRACAVNRYGARLLGISPSQAGYVSFGIATLIACVSGMLLAPLISPAYFQGFLLGLKGFVAGILGGLISYPLAVVGALLVGAMESWASFQASAYKDAIVFALLLPILLWRSLQSREIGEEE from the coding sequence ATGGATTGGACTATCTTTTCTTTTCTCACTGCCGACGCCTTGCAAAACGGCACCATCTATGCCCTGCTGGCGCTTTCGCTAGTGTTGGTGTTTGCGGTCACACGGGTGATTCTGGTGCCACTGGGCGAGTTTTTGGTGTTTGCTCCTCTCACCTATGTCTGGTTTCTGCCTGCCGAGGTAAGCGGCCTGAACTTACAGGGTCAGATTCCGGGCACGGCCTGGCTGGCGTCTGCCATGCTCTTGTGGTGGGCCATTTTAGACCGATCAAACCTTAGACGCGCAGGTTTGCTGCTGCTGGTGGCCCTGGGGGTTCTGGGCCTGGCCTGGTGGGGCGCCCAGGGGGTGCCAATGTGGCTGGGTTGGATTTTGGCCATCCTGGTGGTGCTGCCCATTGGGCCAGCTTCCTACCGGCTTTTTTTTGAACCGGCCAAGAATGCCAGCGTGCTCACCTACCTGATTATTGCGGTGGGCCTGCACTTTGCCTTTATGGGCTTGGGGCTGGTGTTTTTTGGGCCCGAGCAGTTCCGCTTGCCGGCTATTTGGGCCGGACAGACCCCCATCGGGCCGGTGCCGGTCAACAATCAGGCTTTTCTGGTATACGGTTTTGCGCTCCTGGCCATGCTGGGGCTCTATCTTTTTTTTACCCGGAGCATCTACGGCAAGGCTTTGCGGGCTTGCGCGGTCAATCGCTATGGCGCAAGGCTTCTGGGCATCAGTCCCAGCCAGGCCGGGTATGTCTCCTTTGGCATCGCCACCTTGATTGCCTGTGTGAGCGGGATGCTACTGGCCCCGCTAATCTCCCCTGCCTACTTCCAGGGCTTCTTGCTGGGGCTTAAGGGCTTTGTGGCCGGTATTCTGGGCGGCTTGATTAGCTACCCGCTGGCGGTGGTGGGGGCCTTGCTGGTGGGGGCGATGGAGTCTTGGGCCTCCTTCCAGGCCAGCGCCTACAAGGACGCCATCGTGTTTGCGCTGCTGCTGCCCATCCTCCTCTGGCGCAGTCTGCAAAGCCGCGAAATCGGGGAGGAAGAATGA
- a CDS encoding ABC transporter substrate-binding protein: MKRALVGLLALGMGLGLAQQAPLKIGVVVSATGPAASLGIPERNTLVLLEEQVNRRGGVAGRPVQFVILDDASDTTQAVRATRRLVQEDQVLAIIGTTTTPASLGMIDVVAEAGVPTISLAANLEIVFPVDEKRRWVFKTPQTEQQMSQPIVRDMAASGVKTAAYIGFNDAYGEGWARAFEAAAREAGIQVVASERFARTDTSVAGQVLRILARNPDAVLIGGSGTAPVLPQRTLRERGYRGLIYQTHGVANPDFLRVGGDVVVGTRLPAGPVLVFDQLPPDFPNRQVATSYVQQYESRFGIGSYSTFGGHAYDAWAILRPALERALRREQPTNLAAFRRVLRDELEATRNVVGTHGIFNMSPTDHLGLRFNEAAVMVEIVKTPAGKLDWKLLRTFR, translated from the coding sequence ATGAAGCGAGCTTTGGTAGGACTTCTAGCACTTGGAATGGGGTTGGGCCTAGCCCAGCAGGCCCCGCTTAAGATTGGGGTGGTGGTCTCGGCCACCGGCCCTGCTGCCAGCTTGGGCATCCCCGAGCGCAACACCCTGGTGTTGCTGGAAGAGCAGGTCAACCGGCGCGGTGGGGTGGCGGGCCGTCCGGTGCAGTTTGTCATCCTGGACGACGCCTCGGACACCACCCAGGCCGTGCGGGCTACCCGACGACTGGTGCAAGAAGACCAGGTGCTGGCCATCATCGGCACCACCACCACCCCGGCCAGCCTGGGCATGATCGATGTGGTGGCCGAGGCCGGGGTGCCTACAATCTCCCTCGCGGCCAACCTGGAGATCGTTTTCCCGGTAGATGAAAAGCGCCGCTGGGTCTTCAAAACCCCCCAGACCGAGCAACAGATGAGCCAGCCCATCGTGCGGGACATGGCCGCCTCCGGGGTCAAAACTGCTGCCTATATCGGCTTCAACGACGCCTACGGCGAGGGCTGGGCCCGGGCCTTTGAGGCCGCCGCCCGCGAGGCCGGCATTCAGGTGGTGGCCTCGGAGCGGTTCGCCCGCACCGACACCTCGGTGGCCGGTCAGGTGCTGCGCATCCTGGCCCGCAACCCCGATGCGGTCTTGATCGGGGGCTCGGGTACGGCGCCGGTGCTGCCCCAGCGCACCCTGCGCGAGCGCGGCTACCGGGGCCTCATCTACCAGACCCACGGCGTGGCCAACCCCGACTTCCTGCGGGTAGGGGGCGATGTGGTGGTGGGCACCCGGCTGCCGGCGGGCCCGGTGCTGGTCTTCGACCAGCTCCCCCCCGACTTTCCCAACCGCCAGGTAGCCACCAGCTACGTGCAGCAGTATGAATCGCGCTTTGGCATCGGCAGCTACTCGACCTTTGGCGGGCATGCCTACGACGCCTGGGCTATCCTGCGCCCAGCCCTCGAGCGCGCCCTGCGCCGTGAACAGCCCACCAACCTAGCCGCCTTCCGCCGGGTGCTAAGGGATGAGCTCGAGGCCACCCGCAACGTGGTGGGCACCCACGGCATCTTCAACATGTCCCCCACCGACCACCTGGGCCTGCGCTTCAACGAGGCTGCGGTGATGGTGGAGATCGTCAAGACCCCAGCCGGGAAGCTGGATTGGAAGCTTTTGCGGACGTTTAGGTAG
- a CDS encoding 3-hydroxyacyl-CoA dehydrogenase NAD-binding domain-containing protein translates to MKETVAILGAGTMGRGIAQVAAMARHPVWLYDPYPAAIEKALTEIRADLQKMAEKGRLPEPVEAVLARLHPTGSLEDCARADLVIEAVPEQLELKQELLGKLGELNPYNILATNTSTFLVSAVAARVEHPGRVLGLHFFNPAQRMKLVEVVGGLQTDPTLLERMHTLMQAWGKEPVQVVDAPGFLVNRVARPFYGEALRLYGEGIPKEHIDWIMRGLGFPMGPFELMDLIGLDVNYAASSSVYQSFYGEPRYRPHPLQFQRVAAGLLGRKSGQGWYRYPPGPPPLPAPPPAQTQAIPLPLIIGPNPLAKELRARFQHTENVAEARFVLDCRVMLERKHDFFENLPVVSLVWGHSASSIQAEFRGRALAGFSLVPPVGEKAVVELYAPLSGANQALRLAQTYFGAHGYNTLVLPDQPGGVGFRILALLINEAVSALAEGVAGPTDLNRAMRLGTGYPLGPLEWAERIWLKPVLRALDGLHAELGEDRYRPHPLLRRMVAAGLETFGDLPGVSTREDWQTHTTEETE, encoded by the coding sequence GTGAAGGAAACGGTGGCGATTCTGGGGGCTGGCACCATGGGCCGGGGAATTGCCCAGGTAGCGGCCATGGCCCGGCACCCGGTCTGGCTTTACGACCCCTATCCTGCAGCCATCGAGAAAGCCCTAACCGAGATTCGGGCCGACCTGCAAAAAATGGCCGAGAAGGGGCGCTTGCCAGAGCCGGTAGAAGCGGTGCTGGCCCGTCTGCACCCCACGGGGTCGCTGGAGGATTGCGCGCGGGCCGACCTGGTGATCGAGGCGGTACCGGAGCAGCTCGAGCTCAAGCAAGAACTGCTCGGCAAGCTGGGTGAGCTTAACCCCTACAACATCCTGGCCACCAACACCTCGACCTTTCTGGTCTCGGCGGTCGCCGCCAGGGTCGAGCACCCCGGACGGGTACTGGGGTTGCACTTTTTTAATCCCGCCCAGCGTATGAAGCTGGTGGAGGTGGTGGGGGGTCTACAAACCGACCCGACGCTCTTGGAGCGCATGCATACACTGATGCAGGCTTGGGGCAAGGAGCCTGTGCAGGTGGTGGATGCCCCTGGTTTTCTGGTGAACCGTGTGGCCCGTCCCTTCTATGGCGAGGCCCTGCGGCTCTATGGCGAGGGCATTCCCAAGGAACACATCGACTGGATCATGCGGGGGCTGGGCTTCCCTATGGGGCCTTTTGAGCTGATGGATCTGATTGGGTTGGACGTCAACTATGCTGCCTCGAGCTCGGTCTACCAGAGCTTCTATGGCGAACCCCGCTACCGGCCCCATCCCCTCCAGTTCCAACGGGTAGCCGCCGGGTTATTGGGGCGCAAGAGCGGCCAGGGTTGGTATCGCTACCCCCCTGGGCCGCCCCCACTCCCCGCTCCACCGCCAGCTCAAACCCAGGCAATTCCCCTCCCCCTCATCATCGGGCCAAATCCGCTCGCCAAAGAACTGCGGGCTCGCTTCCAACACACCGAAAACGTAGCCGAGGCCCGCTTCGTGCTGGACTGCCGGGTGATGCTGGAGCGCAAACACGACTTTTTTGAGAACCTGCCAGTGGTCTCGCTGGTTTGGGGGCATTCCGCCAGCTCTATACAGGCCGAGTTCCGGGGTCGGGCCCTAGCAGGATTCAGCCTGGTTCCGCCGGTTGGGGAAAAGGCCGTGGTCGAACTCTACGCGCCTTTGAGCGGGGCAAACCAGGCCCTGAGGCTGGCCCAAACCTATTTTGGTGCGCATGGTTACAACACCTTGGTGTTGCCCGACCAGCCCGGCGGGGTGGGGTTTCGCATCCTGGCTTTGCTCATCAACGAGGCGGTCTCGGCCCTGGCCGAGGGCGTGGCCGGCCCCACCGACCTGAACCGGGCCATGCGCCTGGGCACCGGCTACCCCTTGGGGCCTTTGGAGTGGGCCGAGCGCATCTGGCTCAAGCCGGTGTTGCGGGCGTTGGACGGCCTGCACGCTGAACTGGGCGAGGATCGCTACCGCCCCCACCCTTTGCTGCGCCGGATGGTAGCCGCCGGGCTTGAAACTTTTGGAGATCTACCTGGGGTATCCACCCGGGAAGATTGGCAAACCCACACAACGGAGGAGACAGAATGA
- a CDS encoding DUF503 domain-containing protein, producing the protein MKAYLGLYTARLEMPWVKSLKEKRALVKPAIERLRARFPVSAARLAGQNDYGWEVVGFSLIGHDGVWVETVLREAADFIAAQAEYEVVEVSWSVEEVSLEELITPVPSSKWPFREKPAPPLPRGSD; encoded by the coding sequence ATGAAAGCCTACCTAGGCCTCTACACCGCGCGCCTCGAGATGCCCTGGGTAAAAAGCCTCAAGGAAAAGCGGGCGCTGGTCAAACCGGCCATCGAGCGTTTGCGGGCGCGCTTCCCGGTTTCGGCAGCGCGGTTGGCCGGACAGAACGATTACGGCTGGGAGGTGGTGGGTTTTAGCCTGATCGGCCACGATGGAGTCTGGGTCGAGACCGTTCTGCGCGAGGCCGCCGACTTTATCGCGGCCCAGGCCGAGTACGAGGTAGTGGAGGTGAGCTGGAGCGTGGAGGAAGTGAGCCTGGAAGAACTCATTACCCCAGTGCCGTCCTCTAAATGGCCCTTCAGAGAAAAACCTGCCCCTCCCCTACCCCGCGGGTCGGATTAA
- a CDS encoding HD-GYP domain-containing protein yields MGLLVWGVVSFLYLPDSYQAFSFLFLMPGVWKGGLRSLRWLAPLLIVYTATQHLYPAFNLSLDSMLVTTLPGLVALGLVAWLRERDRRTQQELEESLRFMHLLEEGSLNISTAGDPLELTESAMSALHNLNIAPHLAFVRFREGKPVVVSARGALERYRGRHLPQQKLSTHASLTDSFTVGNYLEGIPESAGWSTAAVPVSARQKRPLGVVILARDGNKPFQSDEKAIANSLARVMGAQLGQMEALKHLEDAYDGTLRALGLALEFRDHETQGHTKRVVAWADQLAQDLGLDASMRKFLRWGAYLHDIGKLSISDQILRKPDKLDEEEWEIMKSHVVKGWEMLSRVPFLPQETLEVVRHHHENWDGSGYPDGLKGQDIPILARIFAVVDTFDALYSPRPYKRAWKPAEIIEELNRLKGKKLDPKLVDIFITRITSPSGKEAMEVANPSKANVKA; encoded by the coding sequence TTGGGTTTACTGGTCTGGGGCGTGGTTTCGTTTTTGTATTTGCCCGATAGCTACCAGGCTTTTAGTTTTCTATTTTTGATGCCGGGGGTCTGGAAGGGCGGCCTGAGGAGCCTGCGCTGGCTGGCACCGTTGCTGATTGTATACACGGCTACGCAGCATCTTTATCCCGCGTTCAACCTAAGCCTGGACAGTATGTTGGTGACGACGCTTCCAGGTCTGGTAGCGCTGGGTTTGGTGGCCTGGTTACGTGAGCGGGATCGGCGTACCCAACAAGAACTCGAGGAATCGCTGCGCTTCATGCATTTGCTCGAGGAAGGCAGCCTCAATATCAGCACCGCCGGCGACCCGCTGGAGCTCACCGAAAGCGCCATGTCGGCCCTGCACAACCTTAACATCGCACCCCACCTGGCCTTTGTGCGCTTCCGCGAGGGCAAGCCGGTGGTGGTGAGCGCACGCGGCGCCCTCGAGCGCTACCGTGGACGACACCTACCCCAACAAAAACTCAGCACCCATGCCTCGCTAACCGATAGCTTTACCGTCGGCAACTACCTCGAGGGCATCCCCGAAAGCGCCGGCTGGTCTACGGCGGCGGTTCCGGTCTCGGCCCGACAAAAACGCCCTTTGGGGGTAGTGATTCTGGCCCGGGACGGCAACAAACCCTTCCAATCCGACGAAAAAGCCATTGCCAACTCTTTAGCTCGGGTAATGGGGGCCCAGCTAGGGCAGATGGAGGCGCTCAAGCATCTCGAGGACGCCTACGACGGCACTTTACGGGCTTTGGGTCTGGCCCTAGAATTCCGCGACCACGAGACCCAGGGCCATACCAAGCGGGTGGTGGCCTGGGCCGACCAACTGGCCCAAGACCTGGGCCTAGATGCCTCCATGCGCAAATTCCTCCGTTGGGGCGCCTACTTGCACGATATCGGCAAACTCTCCATCTCCGATCAAATCCTGCGAAAACCCGACAAACTCGACGAGGAAGAATGGGAGATCATGAAGAGCCACGTGGTTAAGGGCTGGGAAATGCTTTCACGGGTGCCATTTTTGCCCCAAGAGACCTTAGAAGTGGTACGACACCACCACGAAAACTGGGATGGCAGCGGCTACCCCGACGGCCTAAAGGGTCAGGACATTCCCATTCTGGCGCGTATTTTTGCGGTAGTAGACACCTTCGATGCACTCTACAGCCCCCGCCCCTACAAGCGGGCCTGGAAACCTGCAGAAATTATCGAGGAACTGAATCGCCTGAAGGGTAAAAAGCTCGACCCCAAGCTGGTGGACATCTTCATCACACGCATCACCTCGCCCTCTGGCAAAGAAGCTATGGAGGTTGCCAACCCTAGCAAGGCTAATGTCAAAGCCTAA
- a CDS encoding DUF815 domain-containing protein: MAGKPAVPMLLYGARGTGKSTSVKALRTQYADRGLRLIEVLADGLEQLPALLELLAPLPYKFVLYMDDLAFAGDDERFHKLKALLEGAVYERPSNVLVVATSNRRNLVTQHWSDRPAPDANDPASWDTLQDKLALADRFGLVLTFPPFDQQLYLEAVAYILGHELDEATHQAALQFALEGRGFSGRTARHFANQQ, translated from the coding sequence TTGGCGGGAAAGCCCGCCGTTCCAATGCTCCTGTATGGGGCCAGGGGCACCGGCAAGTCCACTTCGGTCAAGGCCCTGCGTACCCAATATGCCGACCGGGGCCTAAGGCTGATAGAAGTGCTTGCGGATGGTCTGGAACAACTGCCCGCCCTGCTAGAGCTGCTGGCTCCATTGCCTTACAAGTTCGTGCTCTACATGGACGACCTGGCCTTTGCCGGCGACGACGAGCGATTTCACAAGCTGAAGGCCCTGCTGGAAGGAGCTGTTTACGAGCGACCCTCCAACGTGCTGGTTGTAGCGACCTCCAACCGCCGTAACCTGGTGACGCAACACTGGTCGGATCGGCCCGCCCCCGATGCCAACGACCCCGCTTCCTGGGACACCCTGCAAGACAAACTGGCCCTGGCCGACCGCTTCGGGCTGGTGCTTACCTTTCCCCCTTTCGACCAGCAGCTCTACCTGGAAGCTGTGGCTTACATTCTGGGGCACGAACTCGACGAGGCCACCCACCAAGCTGCTTTGCAGTTTGCCCTCGAGGGCCGCGGGTTCTCGGGCCGCACCGCGCGGCATTTTGCCAACCAGCAGTAA
- a CDS encoding CTP synthase, whose translation MKYIFVTGGVVSSLGKGILTSSLGAILRGRGYRVTAIKIDPYVNVDAGTMRPYEHGEVFVTGDGAETDLDIGHYERFLDIDLSRANNITTGQVYLSVIQKERRGEYLSQTVQVIPHITDEIKDRIRRTAQEQNAEIVVVEVGGTVGDIESLPFLEAIRQFQFDEDDQDLMYLHLTLVPYLATSEEFKTKPTQHSVSTLRGVGIQPDVLVLRSEKMVPEDVRKKVALFTNVHAGEVFSSPTVEYLYEMPLVLEEQGLGRVVEKKLGLEPIQPNLTFWQNAVRKLKHPADEVTVAFVGKYVKMPDAYLSILEAFRHAGIAHDARVNVKWVNAEDITDLSRAAELLGDVDGVLVGPGFGIRGIEGKIWAARYARENRVPYFGICLGLQIAVIEFARNVLGLEGANSTEFDPYTPHPVIDLMPEQLEVEGMGGTMRLGNWPMRIHPETLLYKLYGKELVLERHRHRYEVNPAYVQQLIEGGLTVSAVTPGVQGRGAGLVEAIELPDHPFFIGLQAHPELSSRPMRVSPPFAGFIGAALERKRQPLLKPLERP comes from the coding sequence GTGAAATACATTTTTGTTACGGGCGGTGTGGTCAGCAGTTTAGGCAAGGGTATTCTCACCTCGAGCCTCGGAGCCATCCTGCGGGGGCGCGGTTACCGCGTGACCGCCATCAAGATTGACCCTTACGTCAATGTGGACGCGGGTACCATGCGGCCCTACGAACACGGCGAGGTGTTTGTCACCGGTGACGGTGCCGAAACCGATCTGGACATCGGCCACTACGAGCGCTTTCTGGACATCGACCTGTCCCGTGCCAACAACATCACCACCGGGCAGGTGTATCTCTCGGTCATTCAAAAAGAGCGGCGCGGGGAGTACCTCTCTCAGACCGTGCAGGTAATCCCACACATCACCGACGAGATCAAAGACCGCATCCGCCGCACTGCCCAGGAGCAAAACGCCGAGATCGTGGTGGTGGAGGTAGGCGGTACGGTGGGCGACATCGAGAGCCTGCCCTTCCTAGAAGCCATTCGGCAGTTCCAGTTCGACGAAGACGACCAGGACTTGATGTACCTGCATTTGACTTTGGTGCCCTATCTGGCGACCTCCGAAGAGTTCAAGACCAAACCCACCCAGCACTCGGTCTCCACCCTGCGGGGGGTGGGTATCCAGCCCGATGTGCTGGTGCTGCGTTCGGAAAAAATGGTGCCCGAGGATGTACGCAAAAAGGTGGCCCTCTTTACCAATGTGCACGCGGGCGAGGTTTTTAGCAGTCCCACCGTGGAATACCTCTACGAGATGCCGCTGGTGCTGGAGGAGCAGGGCTTGGGCCGGGTAGTGGAAAAAAAGCTAGGTTTGGAGCCGATTCAGCCCAACCTGACCTTTTGGCAGAATGCCGTGCGCAAGCTCAAACACCCGGCCGACGAGGTAACGGTGGCCTTCGTAGGTAAGTATGTGAAGATGCCCGATGCCTACCTGAGCATCCTGGAAGCTTTCCGTCATGCGGGGATTGCCCACGATGCACGGGTGAACGTGAAGTGGGTCAACGCCGAGGACATCACCGACCTGAGCAGGGCCGCCGAATTGCTGGGCGATGTGGATGGGGTGTTGGTGGGGCCTGGGTTTGGAATTCGTGGCATCGAAGGCAAAATTTGGGCCGCCCGCTATGCCCGTGAGAACCGCGTGCCCTACTTTGGTATTTGTCTGGGGTTGCAAATTGCGGTCATCGAGTTTGCCCGGAATGTGTTGGGACTCGAGGGGGCCAACAGCACCGAGTTCGACCCCTACACTCCCCACCCGGTAATCGACCTGATGCCCGAGCAGTTGGAAGTCGAGGGCATGGGCGGCACCATGCGGCTGGGCAACTGGCCCATGCGGATCCACCCCGAAACCCTGCTCTACAAGCTCTATGGCAAGGAACTGGTTCTTGAGCGGCACCGCCACCGCTACGAGGTGAACCCCGCTTATGTCCAGCAACTTATCGAAGGTGGCCTGACGGTCTCGGCGGTGACGCCGGGGGTGCAGGGGAGAGGAGCGGGGCTGGTGGAGGCCATCGAACTGCCCGATCACCCCTTCTTTATCGGCCTGCAAGCCCATCCCGAGCTTTCCAGCCGCCCCATGCGGGTCTCGCCGCCTTTTGCCGGATTTATTGGTGCGGCCCTCGAGCGCAAACGCCAGCCTTTGCTAAAGCCGCTCGAGCGCCCTTGA